In Paenibacillus sonchi, a single genomic region encodes these proteins:
- a CDS encoding response regulator yields MKVLIVDDEEHVREGIEFSITWEKFGVKERLLADNGVEALDLIRLHHPAVVFCDMKMPVMNGIELLEKIREEKFNTQVIVISGYSDFEFTRAAIKANGIDYILKPIRRKELEEAMQRAVDAWNKLEDGKQAEARLGAIARKADALLEEEKLVMLAKGDRSSINVVKKMFGRIGLPESSLNIVMILPKNRLDIVSNRFMMDDQLFFFAINNIVLDAMGKDRPYYLCRLDEYQWMLVTAVQGKDLAFYLNRVRRAWKDTLGLEVLAGECKQLYALENISEGVGEARKELLNSNVFSGRPEAPDDAGAEEAGMKNYLLLLKNAIETGNKHLVSEIVSSYADSLCAAGVLPLKELQLCSMEANLMLGRLIAKQKETLPILYLPLWISDLNEWKKMLVQQLWILMESMSKQPSPVMEELKKSATICMRILRKRFR; encoded by the coding sequence ATGAAAGTATTGATTGTTGACGACGAGGAACATGTGAGAGAAGGGATCGAGTTTTCCATTACATGGGAAAAATTCGGCGTTAAAGAAAGGCTTTTGGCGGACAATGGGGTCGAGGCTCTTGATCTGATCAGGCTTCATCACCCGGCGGTTGTCTTCTGCGATATGAAAATGCCCGTAATGAACGGAATTGAGCTGCTTGAGAAAATTAGGGAAGAAAAATTTAATACTCAGGTCATTGTGATAAGTGGATACAGTGATTTCGAATTTACCCGGGCTGCGATCAAGGCCAATGGAATCGATTATATTCTCAAGCCCATTCGAAGAAAAGAATTGGAGGAAGCGATGCAAAGGGCAGTTGATGCCTGGAATAAACTGGAGGACGGGAAACAGGCGGAAGCCCGGCTTGGGGCTATTGCCCGGAAAGCGGATGCTTTGCTTGAAGAGGAAAAGCTTGTGATGTTGGCAAAAGGCGACCGTTCCTCTATAAACGTTGTCAAAAAAATGTTCGGAAGAATCGGGCTGCCGGAATCTTCCTTGAACATCGTGATGATTTTGCCAAAAAACAGGCTGGATATCGTAAGCAATCGTTTTATGATGGACGATCAACTGTTTTTCTTCGCCATAAACAATATTGTTTTGGATGCGATGGGTAAAGACAGGCCGTACTATCTGTGCAGATTGGACGAGTACCAGTGGATGCTTGTTACAGCAGTCCAAGGGAAGGATTTGGCTTTTTACCTGAACCGGGTGAGACGGGCATGGAAAGACACTCTCGGTCTGGAGGTACTGGCCGGTGAATGCAAACAGCTTTATGCGCTGGAGAATATCTCCGAGGGTGTGGGAGAGGCCAGAAAAGAACTGCTAAACAGCAATGTGTTCTCCGGCAGACCGGAGGCTCCGGATGATGCAGGAGCAGAAGAGGCCGGAATGAAGAACTATTTGCTTTTGCTGAAGAATGCCATTGAAACGGGGAACAAGCATCTGGTCTCCGAGATCGTGAGCTCATATGCGGACAGTTTATGCGCGGCGGGAGTGCTGCCATTGAAAGAACTGCAGCTGTGCTCGATGGAGGCGAATTTAATGCTTGGACGATTGATCGCCAAACAGAAGGAAACGCTCCCGATTCTCTATTTGCCTTTGTGGATCAGCGATCTCAATGAATGGAAAAAGATGCTCGTTCAGCAATTATGGATTTTGATGGAAAGCATGAGCAAACAGCCTTCCCCGGTTATGGAGGAATTGAAGAAATCCGCGACTATTTGCATGCGCATTTTGAGGAAGAGATTTCGTTAA
- a CDS encoding sensor histidine kinase, giving the protein MLLVTTIPFILSNIISYRSSYQSLQNQAIDLNRGTLLIGMENMKKYLQELNLLSVSWYSEEGMDAFSRKNTDVYERFTFIQRNLSELYSRRHEIKIVNFYGADAEQQYETDDSISYDALGTVLPSADTRQWDRLPGYEVRQLGGERLLAVHKKLIDYPKPALLGLLSIYVSLDEIESLNQLLFDPSLETMFMYINTDNQLLYTSSASLPSQTLTGENIAADNNTAKQGYWFGEWEGKQGVYVYASDHYLNLPLTIIKFIPSTAMNESARQTLSRPIAIQLVALACIVILAFVLSYSTIVPIKRLVRSISYVELGIFDIAPTGTRQDELGILERRFELMVHNLKRLIINEYHQKLEVSTARIKMLQAQINPHFLYNALQSISTEAMRHQAEEVSDRITELGFILRYSMDMTKETVPLEQELNHIGHYLSLQENRFRKKLTYQISCDPAALSAIVPKMILQPIVENSIIHGIEDGTGKGRIEVDITRDPRLVISISDNGKGMKPEEIESMKARYAKHKVLEQDEGGIGLMNVLQRLWLQFGEDFQWDLTSLPYEKTQIRLMIHLKEEEGHESIDC; this is encoded by the coding sequence ATGCTGCTTGTTACGACGATTCCCTTTATTTTGTCTAATATTATTTCCTACAGGTCGAGCTACCAGTCTCTTCAGAATCAAGCCATTGATTTAAACCGCGGTACGCTGCTGATCGGTATGGAGAATATGAAAAAGTATCTGCAGGAGTTAAATCTGTTATCGGTGTCATGGTATTCCGAAGAGGGCATGGATGCCTTCAGCAGGAAAAATACGGATGTTTACGAGCGCTTTACCTTTATCCAGAGAAATCTGTCCGAATTATACAGCCGGCGCCATGAAATCAAAATCGTCAACTTCTACGGGGCAGATGCCGAGCAGCAATACGAGACGGATGATTCCATTTCATATGATGCTCTGGGCACCGTTCTCCCGTCCGCAGATACGCGCCAGTGGGACAGGTTGCCCGGCTATGAAGTCCGGCAGCTTGGGGGCGAGCGGCTTCTGGCTGTCCATAAAAAGCTGATTGATTATCCCAAACCCGCTTTGCTGGGACTGCTGTCCATTTATGTTTCTTTGGATGAAATTGAAAGTTTAAACCAGCTGCTGTTCGATCCTTCTCTCGAAACCATGTTTATGTATATCAATACAGACAACCAGCTGCTGTATACCTCATCGGCTTCACTGCCTAGTCAAACGTTGACCGGCGAGAACATTGCCGCGGATAACAATACAGCCAAGCAGGGCTATTGGTTCGGAGAATGGGAAGGAAAACAAGGTGTATATGTATATGCAAGCGATCATTATCTGAATCTTCCCCTGACGATCATCAAATTTATTCCATCAACCGCCATGAACGAGTCGGCCAGACAGACGTTGAGCCGGCCGATTGCGATTCAGCTGGTCGCCCTGGCCTGCATCGTGATATTAGCCTTTGTTCTTTCCTATTCCACCATCGTGCCGATAAAGCGTCTTGTGCGGAGTATTTCCTATGTGGAGCTCGGGATTTTTGATATTGCCCCCACCGGCACCCGCCAGGATGAGCTTGGCATTTTGGAGCGCCGGTTTGAACTGATGGTTCATAATTTGAAACGGTTAATTATCAACGAGTATCATCAGAAGCTGGAAGTTTCGACGGCGAGGATTAAAATGCTTCAGGCGCAAATCAATCCCCATTTTCTATATAATGCGCTGCAGTCCATTTCAACAGAGGCGATGCGGCATCAAGCGGAGGAGGTCAGCGACCGGATTACCGAGCTTGGGTTTATTTTGAGGTACAGCATGGATATGACCAAAGAGACCGTCCCGCTTGAGCAGGAGCTGAACCATATCGGGCATTATCTCTCCCTTCAGGAGAACCGGTTCAGAAAAAAGCTCACTTACCAGATTTCCTGCGACCCGGCCGCTCTTTCCGCCATTGTACCGAAAATGATTCTTCAGCCGATTGTAGAAAACAGCATTATTCATGGAATTGAAGACGGCACGGGCAAGGGGAGAATTGAAGTTGACATTACAAGGGACCCCAGGCTGGTGATAAGCATCAGTGATAATGGAAAAGGAATGAAGCCTGAGGAAATCGAATCGATGAAAGCGCGTTACGCCAAGCATAAGGTGCTGGAGCAGGATGAAGGCGGCATCGGCTTGATGAATGTTTTGCAGCGGCTGTGGCTTCAATTCGGCGAAGATTTCCAGTGGGATCTAACAAGCCTCCCGTACGAGAAAACGCAAATTCGGCTCATGATTCACTTAAAGGAGGAAGAAGGGCATGAAAGTATTGATTGTTGA
- a CDS encoding TetR/AcrR family transcriptional regulator, which yields MAADKTTNKKEQIIKTAMQLFAVKGSSSTSMQEIAELCGISKGSLYLVFKSKEELERSIYIYCFRMIRDPLQQEEQNSSRTPREKLRNQIEILLHHVYELREFFQRQFQELAGKGMTDAPDWLRKINGPLLKWSQNKLETLYGKEVLPYTGELFLLGHGMIHSYIFLLFNHESFVSIPRLANHLVDVLDIVVAGLHAGRPAPCSPP from the coding sequence TTGGCAGCTGATAAAACTACGAATAAAAAGGAGCAAATTATCAAAACAGCCATGCAGCTATTCGCTGTGAAAGGCTCGTCCTCCACTTCCATGCAGGAGATTGCCGAGTTATGCGGGATATCCAAGGGCAGTCTCTATCTGGTATTCAAATCCAAGGAGGAGCTGGAGCGCAGCATTTATATATATTGCTTTCGCATGATCCGCGATCCCTTGCAGCAGGAAGAACAGAACAGCTCAAGAACGCCGCGCGAGAAGCTGCGCAACCAGATTGAGATTCTGCTTCACCATGTGTACGAGCTGCGCGAGTTTTTCCAGCGGCAATTTCAGGAGCTGGCCGGAAAAGGAATGACAGATGCGCCCGATTGGCTGCGCAAGATTAATGGTCCATTGCTGAAGTGGAGCCAGAATAAGCTGGAAACCCTATATGGAAAGGAGGTCCTGCCTTATACAGGAGAATTGTTCCTGCTCGGGCATGGAATGATTCATTCCTATATTTTTTTGCTGTTCAACCACGAGTCTTTCGTTTCCATTCCGCGTCTTGCCAACCATCTGGTGGATGTATTGGACATCGTGGTAGCAGGTCTGCACGCCGGCCGGCCGGCCCCCTGTTCTCCTCCATAG